The proteins below are encoded in one region of bacterium:
- a CDS encoding haloacid dehalogenase produces MPLEVDIIALDADDTLWHNEPVFKAVQERFRELLAPYHDAEWIEQRLIETEKRNLRHFGYGVKGFTLSMIETAIELTEGRISGSDLQRILDWGREMLEHPVELLDGAADAVRELAERHRLMLVTKGDLYDQESKLARSGLGDYFSAVEIVTEKDARCYRMLTARHGVEPRRFLMAGNSLRSDVLPVLEIGGVGVHIPYPLTCSFEVVDEEDLRGREFVRLESIRELPALLRSGV; encoded by the coding sequence ATGCCACTGGAAGTCGACATCATCGCCCTCGACGCCGACGACACGCTCTGGCACAACGAACCCGTCTTCAAGGCGGTGCAGGAGCGTTTCCGCGAGCTGCTCGCGCCCTACCACGACGCCGAGTGGATCGAGCAGCGGCTGATCGAGACCGAGAAGCGCAACCTCCGCCACTTCGGCTACGGCGTGAAGGGCTTCACGCTCTCCATGATCGAGACCGCGATCGAGCTGACCGAGGGCCGGATCAGCGGGTCGGACCTCCAGCGCATTCTGGATTGGGGCCGAGAGATGCTCGAGCATCCGGTCGAGCTGCTGGACGGCGCGGCGGACGCGGTGCGCGAGCTGGCCGAGCGGCACCGCCTGATGCTGGTGACCAAGGGCGACCTGTACGACCAGGAGAGCAAGCTCGCCCGCTCCGGCCTCGGCGACTACTTCTCCGCCGTCGAGATCGTGACGGAGAAGGACGCGCGCTGCTACCGCATGCTCACCGCCCGCCACGGCGTCGAGCCGCGGCGCTTCCTCATGGCGGGCAACTCCCTGCGCTCCGACGTGCTGCCCGTGCTCGAGATCGGCGGCGTCGGCGTCCACATCCCGTACCCCCTCACCTGCTCCTTCGAGGTGGTGGACGAGGAGGACCTCCGGGGGCGCGAGTTCGTCCGCCTCGAGAGCATCCGCGAGCTGCCGGCGCTGCTGCGCTCGGGAGTGTGA
- a CDS encoding NAD synthetase translates to MIAQSQGAALSLVIDAAYLVAATLFIVGLKRLSSPKTARSGNVLGATGMLIAVAVTLLDRQILSFTWIIAGLVLGGLIGAILARTVKMTAMPQMVGLLNGFGGAASALVAADEYLRFASGATVTSADVQTTIMVSVLVGTVTFSGSMVAFAKLQELMTGRAVTYPLQKTINALLGLVILALGVYLIPADPAPGLFATFAALCLVLGVLLVIPIGGADMPVVIALLNSYSGIAAAATGFLLHNNVLIVSGALVGASGLILTNIMCRAMNRSLTNVLFGAFGATPMAAGAGAAMDGRTVKDITPEDAAILLAYSRSVIIVPGYGLAVSQAQHNVRELADLLEQRGVDVKYAIHPVAGRMPGHMNVLLAEANVPYDKLYEMERINPEFERTDVAVVIGANDVVNPAARHDPNSPIYGMPILDVDRAKNVIVMKRSMNPGFAGIDNELFYHDNTRMLFGDARESLTKLVAALKAM, encoded by the coding sequence ATGATCGCGCAATCCCAAGGGGCCGCGCTGTCGCTCGTCATTGACGCGGCATACCTCGTCGCGGCGACGCTCTTCATCGTCGGACTCAAACGGCTCAGCTCTCCAAAGACCGCGCGCTCAGGCAACGTGCTCGGCGCCACCGGCATGCTCATCGCCGTCGCCGTCACGCTGCTCGACCGCCAGATCCTCTCCTTCACCTGGATCATCGCCGGACTGGTCCTCGGCGGGTTGATCGGCGCCATCCTCGCCCGCACGGTCAAGATGACGGCGATGCCGCAGATGGTCGGCCTGCTCAACGGCTTCGGCGGCGCAGCCTCCGCGCTCGTCGCAGCCGATGAGTATCTCCGCTTCGCCAGCGGCGCCACCGTCACGAGTGCCGACGTGCAGACCACCATCATGGTGAGCGTTCTGGTCGGCACGGTGACGTTCTCGGGCAGCATGGTCGCGTTCGCGAAGCTACAGGAGCTCATGACCGGCCGCGCCGTCACCTACCCGCTCCAGAAGACGATCAACGCGCTGCTCGGCCTCGTCATCCTGGCGCTCGGGGTGTACCTCATCCCGGCCGATCCGGCGCCAGGACTGTTCGCGACCTTCGCCGCGCTCTGCCTGGTCCTCGGCGTGCTGCTCGTCATCCCGATCGGCGGCGCCGACATGCCCGTCGTGATCGCGCTGCTGAACTCCTACTCGGGCATCGCCGCGGCCGCGACCGGGTTCCTGCTGCACAACAACGTGCTCATCGTCAGTGGCGCGCTGGTCGGCGCGTCCGGGCTGATCCTCACCAACATCATGTGCCGCGCCATGAACCGGTCGCTCACCAACGTGCTGTTCGGCGCGTTCGGCGCGACCCCGATGGCGGCCGGCGCCGGTGCGGCGATGGACGGCAGGACCGTCAAGGACATCACTCCCGAGGACGCGGCCATCCTGCTCGCCTACTCGCGCTCCGTCATCATCGTGCCCGGCTACGGCCTGGCCGTTTCACAAGCGCAGCACAACGTGCGTGAGCTCGCCGACCTGCTCGAGCAGCGGGGCGTGGATGTGAAGTACGCCATCCACCCCGTGGCCGGGCGGATGCCGGGACACATGAACGTCCTGCTCGCCGAAGCGAACGTCCCGTACGACAAGCTCTACGAGATGGAGCGCATCAACCCCGAGTTCGAGCGCACGGACGTCGCTGTGGTCATCGGCGCCAATGACGTCGTCAACCCGGCGGCGCGACACGACCCGAACAGCCCGATCTACGGCATGCCCATCCTGGACGTGGATCGCGCGAAGAACGTGATCGTGATGAAGCGCTCCATGAACCCCGGCTTCGCCGGCATCGACAACGAGCTGTTCTATCACGACAATACGCGGATGCTGTTTGGCGACGCACGGGAGTCGCTGACCAAGCTGGTCGCGGCGTTGAAGGCGATGTAG
- a CDS encoding Re/Si-specific NAD(P)(+) transhydrogenase subunit alpha produces the protein MNVAVPKEVLPGETRVALVPETISQLTNAGLNVTVESGAGAAAGFSDDAYREAGAAIAAGPAEVYAGADVVLKVQRPLDDEADRIPEGAALISFLSPSANPSLLERLAARRVTAFAMELIPRITRAQKMDALSSQATVAGYKAALIGANAIGKFFPMLMTAAGTIPPARVLVLGAGVAGLQAIATARRLGAVVQAFDIRPAAKEQVESLGATFVGLTLEEAEDVSGYAKQVSEDVEKKERELLTRLVAEADVVITTAQVPGKPAPRLITAAMVDAMRPGSVIVDLAADTGGNCELTEPGKQVERNGVTIVGFTNAAASLPTHASQMYSRNIAALLLHLVKDGALALDFDDEITRQCCVTHGGEVVYGKPRESASAAG, from the coding sequence ATGAACGTCGCCGTTCCCAAGGAAGTCCTGCCCGGCGAGACGCGAGTCGCGCTGGTTCCCGAGACGATCAGCCAGCTCACCAACGCCGGCCTGAACGTCACCGTCGAGTCGGGCGCCGGCGCCGCCGCTGGTTTCTCCGACGACGCCTACCGTGAAGCGGGCGCGGCCATCGCCGCTGGCCCGGCCGAGGTCTACGCCGGAGCCGACGTCGTGCTCAAAGTGCAGCGGCCCCTGGACGACGAGGCCGACCGGATCCCGGAAGGCGCCGCACTGATCTCGTTCCTCTCTCCATCGGCCAACCCCTCGCTGCTCGAACGACTCGCCGCACGCCGCGTCACCGCGTTTGCCATGGAGCTCATCCCGCGCATCACCCGTGCGCAGAAGATGGATGCGCTCTCTTCGCAGGCGACCGTCGCCGGCTACAAGGCGGCGCTGATCGGCGCCAACGCCATCGGGAAGTTCTTCCCGATGCTCATGACCGCCGCGGGCACCATCCCGCCCGCTCGGGTGCTCGTGCTCGGCGCGGGCGTCGCGGGGCTCCAGGCGATCGCCACGGCACGACGGCTCGGCGCCGTCGTCCAGGCGTTCGACATCCGTCCCGCCGCCAAGGAGCAGGTCGAGAGTCTCGGCGCGACGTTCGTCGGTCTCACCCTGGAGGAGGCCGAGGACGTGAGCGGCTACGCCAAGCAGGTCTCCGAGGACGTCGAGAAGAAGGAACGCGAGCTCCTTACCCGGCTCGTCGCCGAGGCCGACGTCGTCATCACCACCGCACAGGTGCCCGGTAAGCCCGCGCCTCGTCTCATCACCGCCGCGATGGTCGACGCCATGCGCCCCGGCTCCGTGATCGTCGACCTCGCCGCGGATACCGGCGGCAATTGCGAGCTGACCGAGCCCGGCAAGCAGGTGGAACGCAACGGCGTGACCATCGTGGGCTTCACCAACGCCGCCGCTTCGCTGCCCACGCACGCGAGCCAGATGTACTCCCGGAACATCGCCGCGCTGCTCCTCCACCTCGTGAAGGACGGCGCGCTAGCGCTCGATTTCGACGACGAGATCACCCGCCAGTGCTGCGTGACGCACGGCGGAGAGGTGGTCTACGGCAAACCGCGGGAATCCGCGAGCGCCGCCGGCTGA
- a CDS encoding NAD(P) transhydrogenase subunit alpha — MLELQSLLIALYVFVLAMFVGFEVITKVPQILHTPLMSGSNAISGITLVGAVLVAGRLESPVSTVIGVAAVVLATINVVGGFMVTDRMLQMFKKRQDGAQ, encoded by the coding sequence ATGCTGGAGCTGCAAAGCCTGCTCATCGCGCTGTACGTGTTCGTCCTCGCGATGTTCGTCGGATTCGAGGTCATCACCAAGGTCCCCCAGATCCTGCACACGCCGCTGATGTCCGGATCCAACGCGATCTCCGGCATCACCCTGGTCGGGGCCGTCCTCGTCGCGGGGCGCCTCGAGTCGCCGGTCAGCACCGTGATCGGCGTCGCGGCGGTCGTGCTCGCGACCATCAACGTGGTCGGCGGCTTCATGGTCACTGACCGGATGCTCCAGATGTTCAAGAAGCGGCAGGACGGTGCCCAATGA
- a CDS encoding cyclase, whose product MRRHLPLVLAAVALACGNAPRATPDLSGYRIVDLTHPYNAETLYWPTSPTKFELERLAYGPTPGGWFYSANAFSSPEHGGTHLDAPIHFAEGRLTADQIPLEKLIAPAVVIDITAQAANDPDYRLQPSDITAFERLHGTIQPGTIVLLRTGWSSRWPDARAYLGDDTPGDASNLHFPSYGEEAARILVEERRVAALGADVASIDYGASQDFIVHRIAAAADVPGLENLTNLDQLPPTGAIVIALPMKIEGGSGGPVRVVALVPRTRGEG is encoded by the coding sequence ATGCGACGCCACCTCCCGCTCGTCCTGGCCGCCGTGGCGCTGGCGTGTGGCAACGCCCCGCGAGCCACCCCGGACCTGTCCGGTTACCGGATCGTCGACCTGACGCACCCGTACAACGCCGAGACGCTGTACTGGCCGACGTCGCCGACGAAGTTCGAGCTCGAGCGGCTCGCCTACGGCCCGACGCCGGGCGGCTGGTTCTACTCGGCGAACGCCTTCTCCTCGCCGGAGCACGGCGGCACGCACCTCGACGCGCCGATCCACTTCGCCGAAGGCCGCCTCACGGCGGACCAGATCCCGCTGGAAAAGCTGATCGCGCCCGCCGTCGTCATCGACATCACGGCGCAGGCGGCGAACGACCCGGACTACCGACTCCAACCCTCGGACATCACGGCGTTCGAGCGGCTCCACGGCACGATCCAGCCGGGAACCATCGTGCTGCTCCGCACCGGTTGGAGCAGCCGCTGGCCGGATGCGCGCGCCTACCTGGGGGATGACACGCCCGGCGATGCGTCGAACCTCCACTTCCCCTCGTACGGCGAGGAGGCGGCGAGGATCCTGGTGGAGGAGCGGCGCGTGGCGGCCTTGGGCGCCGACGTCGCATCGATCGACTACGGCGCGTCTCAGGACTTCATCGTGCACCGCATCGCAGCAGCGGCGGACGTGCCCGGCCTCGAGAACCTCACCAATCTGGACCAGCTCCCGCCCACGGGTGCCATCGTGATCGCGCTGCCGATGAAGATCGAAGGCGGCTCGGGCGGCCCCGTGCGCGTGGTCGCGCTGGTGCCGCGCACCCGGGGAGAGGGCTGA
- a CDS encoding bifunctional DNA-binding transcriptional regulator/O6-methylguanine-DNA methyltransferase Ada, translated as MRAERQAANGRRTPGPRHALVEPDEAWAAVLRRDPGADGRFVYAVATTRVYCRPVCPARRPRREHVSFFPSPAEAEAAGYRPCRRCRPDRNGPSAAAACVGRAKEYLDAHLDETVTLEQLGRVAYMSPFHLQRSFKRLLGVTPREYVRARRAERLKQRLRAGDTVSRATFEAGYGSGSRVYERAGEELGMTPGTYGRGGAGETIRYTTVATSLGRMLVAATARGVCSVAFGESAAELEAELRREFPRASLVRASDELSAWVQAVVALVEGEVARVDVPLDLRATAFQQRVWKALREIPPGETRTYGEVARAIGAPRAARAVARACATNPVAVVVPCHRVVPAGSGADVGGYRWGVERKRKLLEREAAARAGGAGGGGHRAREGDSGRVS; from the coding sequence ATGCGAGCAGAGAGACAAGCCGCGAACGGCCGGCGGACGCCGGGCCCGCGCCACGCGCTCGTCGAGCCGGACGAGGCGTGGGCGGCCGTGTTGCGCCGTGACCCGGGCGCGGACGGCCGGTTCGTCTACGCCGTCGCGACGACGCGCGTCTACTGCCGGCCCGTGTGCCCGGCGCGGCGGCCGCGGCGGGAGCACGTGTCGTTCTTCCCGAGCCCGGCCGAGGCCGAGGCCGCGGGCTACCGCCCGTGCCGCCGGTGCCGGCCGGACCGCAATGGGCCTTCTGCGGCGGCCGCGTGCGTCGGGCGCGCGAAGGAGTACCTCGATGCGCATCTCGACGAGACGGTGACGCTCGAGCAGCTCGGCCGCGTCGCGTACATGAGCCCGTTCCACCTCCAGCGCAGCTTCAAGCGGCTGCTGGGCGTGACGCCGCGGGAGTACGTGCGCGCGCGGCGCGCCGAGCGGCTGAAGCAGCGTCTGCGTGCCGGCGACACGGTGAGCCGCGCGACGTTCGAGGCCGGCTACGGTTCCGGCAGCCGAGTGTACGAGCGTGCTGGTGAGGAGCTGGGGATGACGCCGGGAACGTACGGGCGCGGCGGCGCGGGCGAGACGATCCGGTACACGACGGTCGCCACGTCGCTCGGGCGGATGCTGGTCGCCGCCACGGCGCGGGGCGTTTGCTCTGTCGCGTTCGGAGAGAGCGCCGCGGAGCTGGAGGCAGAGCTCCGGCGCGAGTTCCCGCGGGCGTCGCTGGTGCGCGCGTCGGATGAGCTGAGCGCCTGGGTGCAGGCCGTCGTCGCGCTGGTGGAAGGCGAGGTGGCGCGGGTGGACGTGCCGCTGGACCTCCGCGCGACCGCGTTCCAGCAGCGCGTGTGGAAGGCGCTGCGCGAGATCCCGCCGGGCGAGACGCGGACGTACGGCGAGGTGGCGAGGGCGATCGGCGCGCCGCGGGCGGCGCGCGCCGTGGCGCGGGCGTGCGCGACCAACCCGGTGGCGGTGGTGGTGCCGTGCCACCGGGTCGTGCCGGCGGGGTCCGGGGCCGATGTGGGCGGGTATCGGTGGGGAGTCGAGCGGAAGCGGAAGCTGCTCGAGCGGGAGGCGGCAGCGCGGGCGGGCGGCGCGGGTGGCGGAGGGCACAGGGCACGGGAGGGCGATTCCGGGCGGGTGAGCTGA